The window AGAAGCTCTATCAGGATCCACCGGCCGCGTTCGCGCCCCACCAGACTATTCGCAAGGGGCTCACCGATCTGGTTCGCCTCCATGCCAATCGTTGGACGACAGTCGAGGGGTTGCTGGACCGCTTGCGCCTGCCGAAAACATTACTCGATCGTCTGCCCAGCCAGGTTTCGGGCGGGGAGCTACAGCGCTTTGCGTTGCTGCGCGCCCTGCTGCTCGATCCGGCCTTTCTCTTCGCAGACGAGGCGACGTCGCGGCTCGACCCCGTCGGCCAGAAAGAGGTGATCACCTGCCTGCAGGAGATCGTCAGGGAAACCGGCCTCGCTGTCCTGTTGGTCACCCACGACCGGGACATCGCCGAGAACATATCGGCACGAGTATTAAATCTCGAGAACAAGGGGCCCACATGAAGCCGCTCATTCGGCCGCAGGGTATGTTCCGGCAAGACCCGCGCGCGAGACCTTGCACCGTGTCCACCCGACGACCCGGCCCTACTCGGCTGCTATTGGTAGGCGCACTTCCAGTTCCTCCGTCAGATCCTCAGGGATCGCATCTGCAGTCGGCTTGATCCTGAACCATGCGGCGTAAAGCGCTGGAAGGAAGAGCAGGATCAGCACCGTGCCGACCGCCGTGCCGCCGATCAGCGTATAGGCCATCGACCCCCAGAAGACCGAGTGCGTGAGGGGAATGAAGGCCAGCACGGCGGCAAGTGCGGTCAGGATCACGGGCCTCGTGCGTTGCACCGTGGCCTCGATGACGGCGTAATAGTCATCAAGGCCGGCAGCACGGTTCTCCTTGATCTGTTCGGTCAGGATCAGCGTATTGCGCATCAGGATGCCAGCCAGTCCTATCAGGCCCAGAATGGCGTTGAACCCGAAGGGCTGATTGAAGGTGAGCAGCATCGGCACGACGCCGACAAGACCAAGCGGTGCCGTCAGCATGACCATGGCCATCGTCGAGAAGGATCGCACCTGCAGCATGATGACGATCAGCATCGCGGCAATCATGGCCGGGAAAACCTTGCCCAGCGCGGTATTGGCCTTGACAGCCTCCTCGATCGATCCGCCCAATTCGATGCGATAGCCGGCGGGAAGCGATGCGATCAGCGGCTGAAGGGCGGTCATGATCTGCTTGGAGACCTCCGGCGGCTGGGTCGCCTCATTGATGTCCGAGCGGATGGTGATGACCGGCGTGCGATCGCGGCGCTTCAGGATCGGCTCTTCCAGATGGATCTCCGAATGGCCGATCTGGTCGAGCGGAATCGGGCGGCCGTCGCGGCTCATCAAGGAGAAATCCGCCAGACGCGTCGGATCCAGCCGCTCGCCGCCGGCGCTGCGTGCGACGATCGGAACATTGCGAATGTCTTCGCGCACCTGCGTAACGGGGATGCCGGTGAGGAGGAACTGCAGTTGCTGGGCCGCCTCTGCCGGCGAAAGGCCGATGAGGTTCAATCGCTCCTGATCCGGGATGAAGCGGAGTACGGGCGTGCGATTGCCCCAATCTCGGTTGGCCTGGCGCACGTCCGGAACGCCGCGCATGATGTCGAGGGCCTTCTGGGAAATGCTGTACAGTTGGGCGGGATCAGGTCCCATGACCCGAAACTCGACCGGGAACGGGGTGTAGGGTCCGAACACAAGCTGGGTGACGCGCACATAAGCCTCAGACGCAAGCCCGCGGGATATCGCCTCGCGGAGCCGGTGCTTCAAAGCCTCGCGCGCCTCCGCGTCCGGCGTGAGCACGACGATCTTGGCGAAGGCGGGATCAGGCAGTTCCGGCGCCATCGCGAAGAAGAAGCGGGGAGCGCCCTGACCGACATAGCTCGTGACAATCTTGACCTCGGGCTGCTTGTCCAGCCACTGTTCGAGCTTCTCGACTGCCGCCGTCGTCGTCTCGATGCTGGTGCCTGCCGGCAGCCGAACCTCCACCAGCACCTCCGGGCGGTCGGACGTCGGGAAGAACTGCTGTTTGATGGCGCCCATGCCGACCACGGAAAGTGCGAAGGCGATGCCGACGACAGCGCAGGTCAGAAACTTGCGGCGCACCGCAAAGGTGATGAGCCGTCGCAGACGCCGATAGTTCGGCGTGTTGTAAATCGCCTCGTGACCGCCCTCGACCGGTTTGATCGCGGGCAGCATCTTGACGCCGAGGTAGGGCGTGAACACCACCGCGACTATCCAGGAAACGATGAGGGCGAACCCCACCACCCAGAAGATGTTGCCGGCGTACTCGCCCGCCGTCGAGCGCGCGAAGCCCACCGGCAGGAAGCCGGCGATCGTCACGAGGGTTCCCGACAGCATCGGCGCCGCAGTGTGGCTCCA is drawn from Sinorhizobium sojae CCBAU 05684 and contains these coding sequences:
- a CDS encoding efflux RND transporter permease subunit translates to MNLNLSAIAVRERAVTLFFILLLVAAGAYAFLMLGRAEDPNFTIKTMTVTTAWPGATAREMQDLVAEPLEKRLQELTWYDRVETTTRQGYAYMTVTLKDSTPPSVVQEEFYQARKKLGDEARNLPSGVFGPFINDEYSDVSFALYALKAKGMPMRELARQAEVIRQDLLHVPGVKKINILGERPEQIFVEFSYAKLATLGVSAQDIVAALQRQNTVTPAGSIDTKGPRVFIRVDGDYDSVQAIADTPIAAAGRTLKLSDIAAVRRGYQDPPTYLIRRQGEPTIMLAAVMQEGWDGLALGKALEDRTAAIAQALPLGMTLDKVTDQAVNITSAVDEFMMKFAMALGVVLVVSLLSLGWRVGIVVAAAVPLTLAVVFLIMLETGRFFDRITLGALILALGLLVDDAIIAIEVMVVKMEEGMDRIKAAAYAWSHTAAPMLSGTLVTIAGFLPVGFARSTAGEYAGNIFWVVGFALIVSWIVAVVFTPYLGVKMLPAIKPVEGGHEAIYNTPNYRRLRRLITFAVRRKFLTCAVVGIAFALSVVGMGAIKQQFFPTSDRPEVLVEVRLPAGTSIETTTAAVEKLEQWLDKQPEVKIVTSYVGQGAPRFFFAMAPELPDPAFAKIVVLTPDAEAREALKHRLREAISRGLASEAYVRVTQLVFGPYTPFPVEFRVMGPDPAQLYSISQKALDIMRGVPDVRQANRDWGNRTPVLRFIPDQERLNLIGLSPAEAAQQLQFLLTGIPVTQVREDIRNVPIVARSAGGERLDPTRLADFSLMSRDGRPIPLDQIGHSEIHLEEPILKRRDRTPVITIRSDINEATQPPEVSKQIMTALQPLIASLPAGYRIELGGSIEEAVKANTALGKVFPAMIAAMLIVIMLQVRSFSTMAMVMLTAPLGLVGVVPMLLTFNQPFGFNAILGLIGLAGILMRNTLILTEQIKENRAAGLDDYYAVIEATVQRTRPVILTALAAVLAFIPLTHSVFWGSMAYTLIGGTAVGTVLILLFLPALYAAWFRIKPTADAIPEDLTEELEVRLPIAAE